In Motacilla alba alba isolate MOTALB_02 chromosome 2, Motacilla_alba_V1.0_pri, whole genome shotgun sequence, the DNA window TCTATTACACGCAGTTGGAACCTGCATGATATCTTGAAAGCCACCATTGAAATCCAATGCTCTGGAAGCAAAAAGTCTTTAAGAAGCAAAATACGGGAGTTTTTCAGCAGCTCTTTATTTATAATGTAGGCTTAAGCAATCATTACAATGTAGAAGGGAGACACACTTACAGCAATTATTTATACCAGTTTAGAACAAAAAACTGCACAGGGAGAGGTCAACTCTCAGTACAAACTAGCAACTAAACCACAATAATTTACCAttagaaacaatttatttttcagctgtgacACTGCTTTTACAATATGCAAAAACACAAACAATAGAACTATCCAAAGTGTTTTGTCACATTCTTTCTACATTGAATTTGGcaacattttatattaaattttacTGATTATACTAACGTTTAAGAACTAAACAAGTGAAAAGCTGTACTCGGGTACAGTTACATCCATTTATTTCAAAGGTTTAAATAACACTTTTAACTATTGAGATTACCTCCTAACAGTTTTTGTTTATGCAAAAACCATCTCAAAGCCTCATTTGCACAATGCATCAGCTACTGTATCAAGATTGGTGGGCTACACCACAGGCACTACTGTTTATTATATTCTGTAATAAGGAgcttgtttttcaaagaaaggaaggtttaatattttctaagaatcatgcttttttttttttctgcttttaagccataacaaaaaaaaagtttagcaAGCACAGCAGTGTAAAATGTCATATAGAACACAGTGACTACACAGTTACTAGAAGTTTCACACCCAATGCAGTTATGTATTAAAGCATAAGAGGTCATGTAGGCAAGTCTAGAGCCAACAGAAATCTGCAGTGTGTGGTGGAAACCAGCCCCTTATACGTGTGTTTTTTGGTGCATTTTTAAACAATCCCGGATCCGCAAGTCTGGTGTCCCTCCACAGGTGGGTGGGCTGTGGGTGGGCAgacagcatccttctggattgCCTTCACTGGAACACGTGTCATGCCAAGGGGTCTGCACATTTCTGTCAGCTTTAGGAGACGGGTATTGCAGCAATaacttacttttattttaaggaaaaaatccaacTCTTAATGATTCTATCAATAGCGTTCCAAAAAACATTActtaaaagtacaaaaaaagagattataGTGGTCAGACTCCCGGTATTATCAAAAAACCAGTctcaccccccaccccccacccctcAACCCTTTTCTTTTCGGTATTTAAGAAAAGCCAATCAACTGCCATTTAAAAGAAGTTAAGAAAAACAAGCCCCTGTATTGGAAAGAAACATTCGCAGTTTATTAGATCACAAGCTGGTTTCACCTGTcaaatttttaagtgttttctcAAAATAGTTGGGCTTTCTAAGGTGCCCAGCCTGCTGGGCACAGtcagaaaaaggcattttgatAACATTTAAGAACTCCCTGCTTGCATTTTACAAATGTTTTCACATTTATAACTGCCTTAAGCCTGTTGTCCTTGTTTGTATTCAGCGGAAGGATGAGTGGAACAAAACATGAAGGTGGAAGAACCAAGCCTACACAGTTAAGGCTGCATGCATGTGACTGAGAGTTGCTGCTGTGCAGtcaaaaaagaaatgtggaaaaacccagtttttaaaacaccctacagaaacaaaacactgcAATCCAATATGGCTTATTCTGATGCATTTACCATGAAGCTACTAGTAATTCATCCTACTAGGCTACTTTTGTGCAACAGCATCTGCTATTTTGATGGCATCTCCCTCCCCCACTACCCCCCAATAACTCTACCAACTGCAGGTTTCTTCCTTGCATTATATATTGCTTTATTGTCaattttttattcctgcttttcaaacttttttaaatacttaaatgACGATCTGTTCCATATAGCTTGACTTAAACTGTAGTAAGTCCCATTGTTCTATTTTTTAACCTCACTATTACAAGGCGCTCTACAAAAGCTTgcaaaaaagccaaattttcattaaatcccTTTGCTGAAGTTAACTACTcgacaatttttttttcttctatgatTTAAAACTTTACAAAGAGAGTTATAAAAAAGGTAAATGGGATTTGGCACcttcagaaaaaattaaaagtgtaACTTAAtcaaaaaaatgcagaaacaaaatcatTGATATTTACAAATTAAAACACCACTGAAGATTATGTCTTACTATgctctttcatttgttttctcttttagaGTACTTTCAGACTGTCTGTTACCGAGTATCTTAAAAGAATCACTGATTACAGATTGGAATGGATAGAGACAAATTAGTTTTCTCACAGTTCCTTCTCGGCGTTCAGTAGTCTGGCAGCTTCTCCGCTCCTAGGAAATTCGAGGTGCTGAGCGATCATTCGTGGTCGTCTTCTTCAGCTTGACCCCGCGCCGAATGGCGTTGAGCATATCCTCCCCCTGCGGGACATCGCCGGGGCTCAGCTCGCCGGGCTCCAGCTCCGCCTGCCCCGCGGGCGCCAGGCTGCCGACCCCACCGCGCTCGCCCTCCTCGCCCTCGCTCTCGGGCACcgcctgcctctgctcctcgGCAGCGCCCAGTTTCTGGCCCGGCGCCGGAGGGTTGACAGCTGCTTGCCCGCTCCACGAGGGCATGCCGGTGACAGCTTGCCcaccatctcctgctgctggagactcCGGACTTTGCTCGGGGCACTCTTCCGTCCCAGCGAGGGCACCGGGCAGCCCCCCCGGGATATCGGGGACAGTTGGCGTTTTGACGGGAATCACCGGCGTCTTGATGGGAATGGGGCCTCCGCCGATGGTCCCGCGCCTGACCGAAGGCTTGGTGGAAGGGGTCCGGCGGATGGTGGCGACGCCGGGGGTGGCGACGACCGGTCCCAGCGTGGTTGGCAGACCTGCGGTGGAAGCAGGACGCTTGGTTTGAAACATTCTGCGATAGGACTGGCTAATGTCACTGTTTCTTGGGATGGTGGAAGATTTGTCAAACTCCTGTTGTTCTGCCTCCTGGTCACCACTCACAGAGAAATAATCATAATCTGAAACTGATGCCAAAAGACAGAGTTAGGATCAAGCTGGAGCAGACAGCTGAGTCGCGTCAGTAAGTCTGAAGTATGGACAGATAACCAAAAAAGCCTGGAGTCAGTAAGGGAGTTTCCACCTTTAGAAGGAAGAAAGTCCAAGGTTCTGTGACCAAGATTTGATGCCTGAAGGCATCACAGCAGACCAATCCTACAGCTGCAGGGGGCCCATGGCTCTTGTGAAAGAGAATGAGCTCTGTATTTGCCACCAACATGAAGACATCAAAACCTACAAGCCACGTGCCACCACTTGTAGACAGAAATACTTGGAAAATGTACTTTAAATTAGGCAAGTGGGTTCAGGGGACCATGTAGCAGTGATTTCAGCAgcaaatttgtttattttgcgAACAAAATAAATCCCAGCTGTCAGCTCTGAAAACTCAGCCTCAGCTTTAATAATTGCACTGGGTTCTTTCCTCTCCACAGAAGTGTTGAGGAAACAAAGCCTGAACTGCAAACACGAAGCTTGGTCTCTCTCAGCTTGTTGTTGGTTCTGAAACAGGGTACAAAACCCAACACCTTACTGCAGCTTCCTAGCTATGCCTAAGTTAAGGTCTCCAATGGAGCCTTTTTCCAGTTACAACATTTCTGCTTAGGCAGAAAAAGGTCACCAAGGGAAACCAAGAGCAGATTGAGAGTGCTGATGGAAGACGGCAAAGCTCACGAGTGTTTATTTGCTGAGACAATAGCTCAAAAAGGACCCAAGAAGTACTGTATGCAATACCAGTGTCATTTGTAACTCCAGGATCCTCTTTAAAATGATGGCATCCTTACTGAAACTCACTGAAACAGTGCAcaagaaaatgataaaaaattgtTCAATACACTATGCAGCAGCGCAGGTTTCTATGTAGTTAATAAATCCAGGCTGCATTCCAAGCTGGAAAAATCTTCCTAACAGCAATGGCAGCCTTCCTCCCCAGCTGACAACAAAGCCAGCAAGCGATAGCTGCTCCCTGGCACCTGGAGCCTGGGGTGTTGAGTGTGTGATGGCCAGGGTGGGAATGCTCTAAAAAGGAACATCTCCTGAATGGGTACCTTGAGATGGGATCGTGTCCTCTGAACAGCACGGAGTTGTTGTCTGGGTGCTGTAGCCACTGGAGCACTGCAAGGAATCCCGACTGCTCCTCTGGGTGTCCAACTGCAGCCCTCTGGACAGAGCAAGTGCCAGCTCCTCACAGGCCTCCAtctcctcaccctgctgcttACACACAGGAGAGAGACTCGTTACACCTGGAAGGGTCAGTCACCTTCACCCACTTTTAGCTATCTCTCCTCCCCATCAGAGCTTGTCACCATCATAATCCAACAGGATTGAGCCCAGCCTTTTGCTTGGGCATAGGAACAGATGCTTCTTTGGAGTACATTGCTCTATGAAAGTCAGTGCCCAATGGTGcattccctcctgcctgcatGATTCCCACTGACCACACCGGCACCGCCTCCCAGATAAACGCAACATAAAGTGCATCCAAAGTACTGGCAGGAGCCAGCACGGCCATTTGCTTTGCACCAAAGAGGGTATTTGAAATGAGAGCTTCACCCTTGTGGCAGCTGACACCGTCATGCTCCGAGGTCTCTGGGCCTCCTCGGGGGGCGCAGGGGCTCCGCTCTGAGCTGCTCCATTGACATCTGGCTCACGCTTGTCCTTGCGACGCTGCAAGGTGTTCACCATGGGCTGATCGTACGGGCCTGGCTTGGCCCAGTCCTAGGGAAACGAGCTCGTTAGGGACAGCCTTCATCAGGAACTGTGCTTTAATTACAGGCAAAACTATGCAACAGGGCAATTTTAATGCAACAGATCGTGTATCAAACTGGATATGCCTTTCTGAATAAggtgagaaattaattttgaggatattaaaaatcttcatttattAAACCTATTTCCTTTATTAAAAGGAATCTAAATTTCCCATTCTACCTAAATGTTCTTCTATGAACATATTTAACATTTTGATACTATAGTTTTATCTAAATTAAATTCCATGGTGTCAAAGCctacattttcagaattttgaGCACAAAAATCACTGTCACACAGCAGAAGATACAGATAAATGTCCAATCAGTGATGGAACTGTTCCAGATATACACAGGTTCTAGTATTACATGCTGTTAAAGATGTCTTCAGTTCTGAAAAATTAGGCTTGAACAGATTTTTCATACACATTAGTGGAGCAAGTTACTGTGAGGTATCTCTGAGTTTACTTACTAACTGAAATCTAGTTTATAATGATAGTCTGTACTGAGCAAAGACTAACTTCACTCTGAATTACTGGTGCtaaatttgaaacagaaattccTCAGGCCATGAGGGCTGTATTCACTTGGGGCTCTATTAAGCAAAGTCCTGAGGGCGTCCATAACCCACACGCTGCACACAAAGAATTTGACTGATCCAGGCCCTGTGCTGGGATGCAGAACCAGGGCTAAGCAGCAGCCCCCCaacaccagctgctgcaggggcaaTCCCAATCCTTAGAGTTTTCCTTCACTGAGACAAAggctgctttaaaaatgaaaggaacaACTAGCGCATGAGAATGGGCCCCACacccttcccagctgcctgctgggcagCCCCCCACAGCCTTCTGACCGACAATTAATGACGGACCAAGACCACACTGTGGGTTTCCTGAGGTGTCTCAGTCCATGAAAGGAGAAGTGCAAGGCCACTGAACTGACAGACCCCCTTGGACAGACAGGTATTGGTTTTGTTAACTCATGTGAAACTCTGCTTTGCCTTCACAGCTGTGTCTCTGCTCTAAGTGTTTTGTTGTGAAATACATTGGCAAAGTGCTTCTAGCAGAGACACAACAAATGACCCTGAAGCCCCAGGACCACTGTGGCCACCCTGTATGTATCCcactctccagctgctggagagagagcAGGGGCATCTGAAACAAGTTTTCTCAGTTTAGATGTATGTACACGGGTCCTGTGGTGCATATGCAGTATTACATAACCATCCACAGGCACTTACAATCTGCACAGCTACTGTGACTGCACATCAGCCTTGCTGAGGATCCTGAGCAACAGAAAGAGACCTTCTCCCTTAGCTCTAGGGCAGAGTCTCCCAGGGGAACCACCTGGCAGGGATGAATTTTCAGGCTCTAGCAGAGCAGACATGTTTTGCTGCCAAGTAAAATCCCTGCAGATCCAGCTGGAGCAACTGAGAGAAGTTACTGCACTCTCTTTTGGTGGTCTCCCCAAGAGAGCAAAATGAGCTGGGTGAGCACATCCCGTCTGTGGCAGTAAAGCTTCAGTCACTACTTGGGTTTACCTGGTACTGAGCACCTTAAACCACTCCAGCTGGATCTAGGAGAGTGGGCCTGCCTACAGCCACAGGGAGAACATCAGGGTATCCAGGGTATGGTCCCACTGAAACAACTGGATGCCCTTCCCTGCTCAAGTGAGCGTTTTGACAGCGCTAAATAAGCTTTTCTCCCCCTGAATAGAGCCCAGGTGTTTTCACCAATGTTTCAGAGCTAAATCATTCCTTCCTACCTAGATGTTGTCAGCTTTGTTATGTTTCAGTGGGTGCCAGAAGGCACGAGGTCATTCAGAAATACCCACAACCGGATTTCAGGTCTGATTTTCACCATGCAGTGCCCATTCAGAGTGATACCAAACAGAGCAAATCAACCAGGAATTACATGGACAGAAAGGGAGCAACAACTGCCGTGTGCATGCTGTTGGTATGAGGAGGTGAGGACTGCCACAACAAAAGGAACACAAACCTTCCAGCTAGGGATCTTAGATGATGGTAACATGCCTGGCCCAATGGTGTAATAATGAACGTAGTCTGGAAGGAGGGCTGAGGG includes these proteins:
- the MTSS1 gene encoding protein MTSS 1 isoform X9; its protein translation is MQTIWDGGTREIGSALTRMCMRHRSIESKLRQFSSALIDCLINPLQEQMEEWKKVANQLDKDHAKEYKKARQEIKKKSSDTLKLQKKAKKAEALGRGDIQPQLDSALQDVNDKYLLLEETEKQAVRKALIEERGRFCAFISMLRPVIEEEISMLGEITHLQTISDDLKSLTMDPHKLPSSSEQVILDLKGSDYSWSYQTPPSSPSTTMSRKSSVCSSLNSVNSSDSRSSGSHSHSPSSHYRYRSSNLPQQAPMRLSSVSSHDSGFMSQDAFQSKSPSPMPPEAPNQNSSSSASSEASETCQSVSECSSPTSVSSGSTMGAWASTDKLSNGFYHCSLSSDPSVASVGAGPFPHFPPVSRAWTRAPSALLPDYVHYYTIGPGMLPSSKIPSWKDWAKPGPYDQPMVNTLQRRKDKREPDVNGAAQSGAPAPPEEAQRPRSMTVSAATRQGEEMEACEELALALSRGLQLDTQRSSRDSLQCSSGYSTQTTTPCCSEDTIPSQVSDYDYFSVSGDQEAEQQEFDKSSTIPRNSDISQSYRRMFQTKRPASTAGLPTTLGPVVATPGVATIRRTPSTKPSVRRGTIGGGPIPIKTPVIPVKTPTVPDIPGGLPGALAGTEECPEQSPESPAAGDGGQAVTGMPSWSGQAAVNPPAPGQKLGAAEEQRQAVPESEGEEGERGGVGSLAPAGQAELEPGELSPGDVPQGEDMLNAIRRGVKLKKTTTNDRSAPRIS
- the MTSS1 gene encoding protein MTSS 1 isoform X10, with protein sequence MDQAEGGTREIGSALTRMCMRHRSIESKLRQFSSALIDCLINPLQEQMEEWKKVANQLDKDHAKEYKKARQEIKKKSSDTLKLQKKAKKAEALGRGDIQPQLDSALQDVNDKYLLLEETEKQAVRKALIEERGRFCAFISMLRPVIEEEISMLGEITHLQTISDDLKSLTMDPHKLPSSSEQVILDLKGSDYSWSYQTPPSSPSTTMSRKSSVCSSLNSVNSSDSRSSGSHSHSPSSHYRYRSSNLPQQAPMRLSSVSSHDSGFMSQDAFQSKSPSPMPPEAPNQNSSSSASSEASETCQSVSECSSPTSVSSGSTMGAWASTDKLSNGFYHCSLSSDPSVASVGAGPFPHFPPVSRAWTRAPSALLPDYVHYYTIGPGMLPSSKIPSWKDWAKPGPYDQPMVNTLQRRKDKREPDVNGAAQSGAPAPPEEAQRPRSMTVSAATRQGEEMEACEELALALSRGLQLDTQRSSRDSLQCSSGYSTQTTTPCCSEDTIPSQVSDYDYFSVSGDQEAEQQEFDKSSTIPRNSDISQSYRRMFQTKRPASTAGLPTTLGPVVATPGVATIRRTPSTKPSVRRGTIGGGPIPIKTPVIPVKTPTVPDIPGGLPGALAGTEECPEQSPESPAAGDGGQAVTGMPSWSGQAAVNPPAPGQKLGAAEEQRQAVPESEGEEGERGGVGSLAPAGQAELEPGELSPGDVPQGEDMLNAIRRGVKLKKTTTNDRSAPRIS
- the MTSS1 gene encoding protein MTSS 1 isoform X14, with amino-acid sequence MGGTREIGSALTRMCMRHRSIESKLRQFSSALIDCLINPLQEQMEEWKKVANQLDKDHAKEYKKARQEIKKKSSDTLKLQKKAKKAEALGRGDIQPQLDSALQDVNDKYLLLEETEKQAVRKALIEERGRFCAFISMLRPVIEEEISMLGEITHLQTISDDLKSLTMDPHKLPSSSEQVILDLKGSDYSWSYQTPPSSPSTTMSRKSSVCSSLNSVNSSDSRSSGSHSHSPSSHYRYRSSNLPQQAPMRLSSVSSHDSGFMSQDAFQSKSPSPMPPEAPNQNSSSSASSEASETCQSVSECSSPTSVSSGSTMGAWASTDKLSNGFYHCSLSSDPSVASVGAGPFPHFPPVSRAWTRAPSALLPDYVHYYTIGPGMLPSSKIPSWKDWAKPGPYDQPMVNTLQRRKDKREPDVNGAAQSGAPAPPEEAQRPRSMTVSAATRQGEEMEACEELALALSRGLQLDTQRSSRDSLQCSSGYSTQTTTPCCSEDTIPSQVSDYDYFSVSGDQEAEQQEFDKSSTIPRNSDISQSYRRMFQTKRPASTAGLPTTLGPVVATPGVATIRRTPSTKPSVRRGTIGGGPIPIKTPVIPVKTPTVPDIPGGLPGALAGTEECPEQSPESPAAGDGGQAVTGMPSWSGQAAVNPPAPGQKLGAAEEQRQAVPESEGEEGERGGVGSLAPAGQAELEPGELSPGDVPQGEDMLNAIRRGVKLKKTTTNDRSAPRIS
- the MTSS1 gene encoding protein MTSS 1 isoform X13, giving the protein MPCGTREIGSALTRMCMRHRSIESKLRQFSSALIDCLINPLQEQMEEWKKVANQLDKDHAKEYKKARQEIKKKSSDTLKLQKKAKKAEALGRGDIQPQLDSALQDVNDKYLLLEETEKQAVRKALIEERGRFCAFISMLRPVIEEEISMLGEITHLQTISDDLKSLTMDPHKLPSSSEQVILDLKGSDYSWSYQTPPSSPSTTMSRKSSVCSSLNSVNSSDSRSSGSHSHSPSSHYRYRSSNLPQQAPMRLSSVSSHDSGFMSQDAFQSKSPSPMPPEAPNQNSSSSASSEASETCQSVSECSSPTSVSSGSTMGAWASTDKLSNGFYHCSLSSDPSVASVGAGPFPHFPPVSRAWTRAPSALLPDYVHYYTIGPGMLPSSKIPSWKDWAKPGPYDQPMVNTLQRRKDKREPDVNGAAQSGAPAPPEEAQRPRSMTVSAATRQGEEMEACEELALALSRGLQLDTQRSSRDSLQCSSGYSTQTTTPCCSEDTIPSQVSDYDYFSVSGDQEAEQQEFDKSSTIPRNSDISQSYRRMFQTKRPASTAGLPTTLGPVVATPGVATIRRTPSTKPSVRRGTIGGGPIPIKTPVIPVKTPTVPDIPGGLPGALAGTEECPEQSPESPAAGDGGQAVTGMPSWSGQAAVNPPAPGQKLGAAEEQRQAVPESEGEEGERGGVGSLAPAGQAELEPGELSPGDVPQGEDMLNAIRRGVKLKKTTTNDRSAPRIS
- the MTSS1 gene encoding protein MTSS 1 isoform X17, producing the protein MCMRHRSIESKLRQFSSALIDCLINPLQEQMEEWKKVANQLDKDHAKEYKKARQEIKKKSSDTLKLQKKAKKAEALGRGDIQPQLDSALQDVNDKYLLLEETEKQAVRKALIEERGRFCAFISMLRPVIEEEISMLGEITHLQTISDDLKSLTMDPHKLPSSSEQVILDLKGSDYSWSYQTPPSSPSTTMSRKSSVCSSLNSVNSSDSRSSGSHSHSPSSHYRYRSSNLPQQAPMRLSSVSSHDSGFMSQDAFQSKSPSPMPPEAPNQNSSSSASSEASETCQSVSECSSPTSVSSGSTMGAWASTDKLSNGFYHCSLSSDPSVASVGAGPFPHFPPVSRAWTRAPSALLPDYVHYYTIGPGMLPSSKIPSWKDWAKPGPYDQPMVNTLQRRKDKREPDVNGAAQSGAPAPPEEAQRPRSMTVSAATRQGEEMEACEELALALSRGLQLDTQRSSRDSLQCSSGYSTQTTTPCCSEDTIPSQVSDYDYFSVSGDQEAEQQEFDKSSTIPRNSDISQSYRRMFQTKRPASTAGLPTTLGPVVATPGVATIRRTPSTKPSVRRGTIGGGPIPIKTPVIPVKTPTVPDIPGGLPGALAGTEECPEQSPESPAAGDGGQAVTGMPSWSGQAAVNPPAPGQKLGAAEEQRQAVPESEGEEGERGGVGSLAPAGQAELEPGELSPGDVPQGEDMLNAIRRGVKLKKTTTNDRSAPRIS